In Xiphias gladius isolate SHS-SW01 ecotype Sanya breed wild chromosome 16, ASM1685928v1, whole genome shotgun sequence, a genomic segment contains:
- the mcf2lb gene encoding guanine nucleotide exchange factor DBS isoform X4 → MTYTERYNVIFRDSDEIMQLESSPLRAADITPDLKKQFAFLSGGRGDNGSPIIVFPEFPAFGEITDREFHNVLTYLTSVPSLSSTGVGFILVIDRRQDRWAAVKGTLLRIAGSFPGNLQLVLVLRPTTLLQRTLSDILFKFNKDEFKMKVPVIMLSSITELHSYIDRTQLTQELGGMQEYCHEKWISHRTAIEGFALMVKKTAQTLQSFGTELAETELPNEIQATTILLSTHTNKKDKMKEDLLVALGQGSRLLESINEPVVRDPDHNMNQDELENLATVQRLLSQLDETERAFDEFWVRHQTKLEQCLQLRHFEHNYREVRALLDQVSEKLATFSEVGISPAHADHIFSELTTYEERVCEMLGRALTLSREGDELIQNSHYAEDSIQPKCSELRAVCENVSCSLRAKKDHLLKAMELHHCLERASKWVDDGIYLLASQPVDKCQSHEGAELALQELERYLDNAGQNQLTDPSTIWREYEAVINQQFKEQVERIFQKQASMQEMFDKRRVSLKKLAAKQTRPVQPVAPRPEAFIKSPLSSPAHRAQQEKNCSEMDPGNNCEKGNGQLQNGDSNSRHASLSEEEENLAVLRRHVMNELLETERAYVEELLCVLQGYASEMDNPAISHLIPAPLQNKKEVLFGNMPEIYHFHKRTFLRELEQYTNCPELVGRCFLERMTDLQIYEKYCHNKPRSESLWRQCSDCAFFQECQKKLEHKLGLDSYLLKPVQRITKYQLLLKEMLKYSKGCEGANDLQEALTSILGILKAVNDSMHLIAITGYEGNLSELGKLLMQGSFSVWTEHKKGHAKVKDLARFKPMQRHLFLHEKALLFCKRREENGEGYEKAPSYSFKQSLNMSAVGITENAKGDNKKFEIWCNSREEVYIVQAPTTEVKTTWVNEIRKVLTTQLEACREASQQRGPDQVFQFPPVSSGTVSLSPFKTGQKSFKKGEERKAEPCSPDVNSSSSPKPTGKGSPTSPDHKTKRQSDPTPFGFKDAGPPPLHLSRARWFSTSSLLQTKLRGWNKASLSLDASEEHDGYSSAEDPLNSDPEDDSSKKLCAGKYTVMSDYEKGSAQELSVKSGDMVQLVKEGDDGQWFVRNLSTTKEGWIAAANLITLIGKSKSCQSLTSSEGSGSGNLSTSSSCSETYTSFSDIKP, encoded by the exons GGCTCCTTCCCAGGGAACCTCCAGCTGGTTCTGGTTCTGAGGCCCACCACCCTCCTGCAGCGCACACTGTCTGACATCCTCTTCAAGTTCAACAAGGATGAGTTTAAGATGAAGGTGCCG GTGATCATGCTGAGCTCTATAACTGAGCTGCACTCCTACATCGACCGCACCCAGCTGACCCAGGAACTCGGGGGAATGCAGGAGTACTGCCATGAGAAGTGGATCTCTCACCGCACT GCTATTGAGGGCTTTGCGCTGATGGTGAAGAAAACAGCACAGACCCTGCAGTCATTTGGGACTGAGCTGGCTGAAACTGAACTCCCAAATGAAATCCAGGCCACAACCATCCTGctcagcacacacaccaacaagaaagacaaaatgaag GAGGATCTGCTGGTGGCTCTGGGTCAGGGCAGCAGGCTGCTGGAAAGCATTAATGAGCCTGTAGTGCGAGATCCCGACCACAACATGAACCAGGATGAACTGGAGAACCTAGCTACAGTGCAAAG aCTGCTGTCCCAGCTGGATGAGACAGAAAGGGCTTTCGATGAGTTCTGGGTGAGGCATCAGACCAAACTGGAGCAGTGTCTCCAACTGCGCCACTTTGAGCACAACTACAGAGAG GTGAGGGCTCTGCTGGATCAGGTGTCAGAGAAACTTGCAACCTTCTCTGAGGTTGGGATCAGCCCAGCCCACGCTGACCATATCTTCTCTGAACTCACCACCTACGAGGAGAGAGTCTGT GAGATGCTGGGTAGAGCCTTGACCTTGTCCCGTGAGGGTGATGAACTTATCCAGAACTCGCACTATGCTGAAGACTCCATTCAGCCCAAGTGCAGCGAGCTCAGGGCGGTCTGCGAGAACGTGAGTTGCAGCCTGAGGGCCAAGAAGGACCATCTCCTCAAAGCCATGGAGCTGCACCACTGTTTGGAGAGG GCTTCTAAATGGGTTGATGATGGTATATACCTCCTGGCCTCTCAGCCAGTAGACAAGTGTCAATCACATGAGGGGGCTGAGTTAGCCCTGCAGGAGCTGGAGCGTTATCTGGATAACGCAGGCCAGAACCAGCTGACAGACCCCAGTACCATCTGGAGAGAATATGAGGCAGTGATAAACCAGCAGTTCAAG GAACAAGTAGAGAGGATTTTCCAGAAGCAGGCGTCTATGCAGGAGATGTTTGACAAAAGGAGGGTCAGCCTGAAGAAGCTAGCAGCCAAACAAACCAGACCGGTGCAGCCGGTAGCCCCCAGACCTGAGGCCTTCATCAAATCCCCCCTCAGCTCACCCG CACACAGAGCACAGCAGGAGAAAAACTGCTCAGAGATGGACCCTGGGAACAACTGTGAGAAA ggaaACGGCCAACTGCAGAATGGAGACAGTAACAGCAGACATGCCTCtctgtcagaggaggaggagaacctGGCAGTGCTCAGGAG GCACGTTATGAACGAGCTGCTGGAAACTGAGAGAGCCTACGTAGAGGAGCTGCTCTGTGTATTGCAG GGATATGCCTCTGAGATGGATAATCCAGCAATCTCTCACCTCATCCCTGCTCCTTTGCAGAACAAAAAGGAGGTTCTGTTTGGCAACATGCCCGAAATTTACCACTTCCACAAGAG GACTTTTCTGCGGGAGCTGGAGCAGTACACCAACTGCCCAGAGTTGGTTGGAAGGTGTTTTCTAGAGAGG ATGACAGACCTGCAGATCTATGAGAAGTACTGTCACAACAAGCCTCGCTCTGAAAGCCTCTGGAGGCAGTGCTCAGACTGTGCCTTCTTCCAG GAGTGTCAGAAAAAGCTGGAGCACAAACTGGGTTTAGATTCCTATCTGCTGAAGCCTGTTCAAAGGATTACCAAATATCAGCTGCTACTGAAG GAAATGCTGAAGTACAGTAAGGGCTGTGAGGGGGCCAATGACCTGCAGGAGGCGCTGACCTCCATTTTAGGCATCCTCAAGGCCGTCAATGACTCCATGCACCTCATTGCCATTACAGGATATGAG GGTAATCTGAGTGAGCTGGGAAAGCTGCTGATGCAAGGGTCATTCAGCGTGTGGACAGAGCACAAGAAGGGTCATGCCAAGGTTAAGGATCTGGCCCGTTTCAAACCCATGCAGAGACACCTCTTCCTCCACGAGAAGGCCCTGCTCTTCTGCAAGCGGAGGGAGGAGAACGGGGAGGGCTACGAGAAAGCTCCATCATACAGCTTCAAACAGTCTCTGAAT ATGAGTGCTGTGGGCATTACTGAGAATGCAAAGGGAGACAACAAGAAGTTTGAAATCTGGTGCAACTCAAGAGAAGAAGTTTATATTGTTCAG GCACCAACGACTGAAGTAAAAACCACTTGGGTAAACGAGATCAGGAAGGTTCTGACAACCCAGCTGGAAGCGTGCAGAG AAGCCAGCCAGCAGAGGGGACCAGACCAGGTTTTCCAGTTCCCTCCTGTGTCCAGTGGCACAGTAAGTCTCAG TCCATTCAAGACTGGTCAGAAGAGCTttaaaaagggagaggagaggaaagctgAGCCCTGCAGCCCTGATGTCAACTCCTCTTCTTCACCAAAGCCCACAGGAAAAG GATCCCCCACTAGCCCCGATCACAAGACGAAACGCCAGAGCGACCCTACGCCATTCGGCTTTAAAG ATGCAGgtcctcctcccctccacctgAGCAGGGCCAGGTGGTTCAGCACCTCTAGTCTCTTACAGACAAAGTTGAGAG GCTGGAACAAGGCTTCCCTGTCACTGGATGCCTCAGAGGAGCATGACGGCTATTCCAGCGCTGAGGATCCTCTTAACTCTGATCCAGAGGACGACAGCAGCAAGAAACTG TGTGCTGGAAAATATACAGTGATGTCCGACTATGAGAAGGGCAGCGCTCAAGAGCTCTCAGTGAAGAGTGGAGACATGGTGCAACTGGTCAAAGAGGGAGATGACGGACAGTG GTTTGTACGTAACCTGAGCACCACTAAGGAGGGCTGGATCGCCGCTGCTAATCTTATCACACTCATTGGAAAGTCCAAGTCTTGCCAGTCTCTCACCAGCTCAG AAGGAAGTGGCTCTGGAAACCTCAGCACATCGTCCAGCTGCAGCGAGACCTACACGAGCTTCTCTGACATCAAACCCTGA
- the phf11 gene encoding PHD finger protein 11 isoform X3 has protein sequence MNMTLFSSGIYCRNSPQFDDLFGFSVEDVMNEVKRGSKLNCKNCKRKGATVGCEVRRCKRSYHYPCAIKEGAKTIEDPEEGNYGLYCCKHYQQLQRPENNDCINGPVSSCTINGTSSNPSAAGSSKVTHCDKHAPSSYKRNANDDSTAAGPSVGSTMRLPSKRRLSFTDKQEESPSKCNFGGWTKIIYDSSNSDENVPNAEMQLFAPLESDLEESANSVPEQQFIGKDTETPTASTSGNQQEDESSGKNTDEDETIEHSGADSESLLLRSEICTKAQSVSKTSSPVSPQTVSTTYTKVILVEMEKREDEGSSPEKNPVHSPDQHTAGPYVPRQSSTRTPPSPDHSKPHSVTGSLPCTSLAISPAPHETICVSLISSSPSPVAPTFDPEPTIDSPSFWKSCNAAGCTQAIFTDFITEMNDISSRIQSDQASQGDYDLALIVMETSGKLAELVAKQQKELQRKQTELTKAAAAMKEVVSAVRRVHPQLL, from the exons ATGAACATGACG tTATTTTCCTCTGGTATTTATTGTCGGAATTCACCACAGTTTGATGACCTGTTTGGTTTCTCCGTGGAGGATGTGATGAATGAGGTCAAACGAGGAAGCAAGCTG aaTTGTAAAAATTGTAAGAGAAAGGGCGCCACTGTTGGTTGTGAAGTCAGACGCTGCAAGAGGTCCTACCACTACCCCTGTGCTATTAAAGAGGGAGCTAAGACTATTGAAGATCCAGAAGAGGGGAATTATGG GCTATACTGCTGCAAACACTACCAGCAGCTACAGA gacCAGAAAACAATGATTGTATAAATGGGCCTGTCTCTTCCTGCACAATAAACGGAACCTCCAGCAATCCCAGTGCAGCTGGATCATCTAAG gtgACACATTGTGACAAACATGCTCCCTCATCATATAAGAGGAACGCCAATG ACGATTCTACAGCGGCCGGACCGTCTGTTGGCAGTACAATGCGTTTGCCTTCCAAG aGACGGTTGAGTTTCACTGACAA ACAGGAGGAGAGCCCCTCTAAATGTAACTTTGGAGGATGGACAAAGATAATATATGATTCTTCAAATTCAG ATGAGAATGTACCCAACGCAGAAATGCAATTATTCGCCCCTTTAGAGTCAGATTTAGAGGAAAGTGCAAATTCTGTTCCTGAGCAACAA TTTATCGG aaaagacacagagactCCCACAGCATCCACCTCAG GAAATCAACAGGAGGATGAGAGCAGCGGTAAAAATACAGATGAAGATGAAACAATCGAACATTCA GGCGCTGATTCAGAGAGTCTGCTGCTTCGTTCGGAGATCTGCACAAAGGCTCAGTCGGTTTCAAAGACAAGTTCTCCAGTCTCACCTCAGACAGTATCAACTACATATACCAAAGTGATTTTGGTGGagatggaaaagagagaggatgaag GGTCCAGTCCTGAGAAGAATCCTGTCCACAGTCCTGATCAACACACTGCTGGACCCTATGTCCCACGGCAAAGCTCCACTCGGACCCCTCCCTCTCCTGACCACTCCAAACCCCACAGTGTTACCGGCTCACTTCCGTGCACCAGCTTGGCCATTTCCCCGGCTCCACATGAAACCATTTGTGTttccctcatctcctcctctccctctcccgtGGCCCCCACCTTTGACCCAGAGCCCACCATCGACTCCCCTAGTTTCTGGAAAAGCTGCAACGCGGCAGGATGCACACAGGCCATCTTTACTGATTTCATAACTGAGATGAACGATATCTCCAGCAGAATTCAGTCAGACCAGGCCAGCCAGGGGG ATTATGATCTTGCACTTATAGTGATGGAGACTTCTGGGAAGCTGGCAGAGCTCGTGGCCAAGCAGCAGAAAG AGCTACAACGGAAACAAACAGAGCTGACAAAGGCAGCAGCAGCTATGAAGGAGGTCGTCTCAGCAGTGAGAAGAGTCCATCCACAGCTTCTATAA
- the phf11 gene encoding PHD finger protein 11 isoform X2 → MNHCRKVTCLLCHLSEETEVTGPLSTKDQVTAHQNCLLFSSGIYCRNSPQFDDLFGFSVEDVMNEVKRGSKLNCKNCKRKGATVGCEVRRCKRSYHYPCAIKEGAKTIEDPEEGNYGLYCCKHYQQLQRPENNDCINGPVSSCTINGTSSNPSAAGSSKRNANDDSTAAGPSVGSTMRLPSKRRLSFTDKQEESPSKCNFGGWTKIIYDSSNSDENVPNAEMQLFAPLESDLEESANSVPEQQFIGKDTETPTASTSGNQQEDESSGKNTDEDETIEHSGADSESLLLRSEICTKAQSVSKTSSPVSPQTVSTTYTKVILVEMEKREDEGSSPEKNPVHSPDQHTAGPYVPRQSSTRTPPSPDHSKPHSVTGSLPCTSLAISPAPHETICVSLISSSPSPVAPTFDPEPTIDSPSFWKSCNAAGCTQAIFTDFITEMNDISSRIQSDQASQGDYDLALIVMETSGKLAELVAKQQKELQRKQTELTKAAAAMKEVVSAVRRVHPQLL, encoded by the exons ATGAACCACTGTCGCAAAGTGACCTGCCTACTTTGTCACCTTTCCGAGGAGACGGAGGTAACCGGACCGTTGTCGACTAAAGATCAGGTCACCGCTCATCAGAACTGTCTG tTATTTTCCTCTGGTATTTATTGTCGGAATTCACCACAGTTTGATGACCTGTTTGGTTTCTCCGTGGAGGATGTGATGAATGAGGTCAAACGAGGAAGCAAGCTG aaTTGTAAAAATTGTAAGAGAAAGGGCGCCACTGTTGGTTGTGAAGTCAGACGCTGCAAGAGGTCCTACCACTACCCCTGTGCTATTAAAGAGGGAGCTAAGACTATTGAAGATCCAGAAGAGGGGAATTATGG GCTATACTGCTGCAAACACTACCAGCAGCTACAGA gacCAGAAAACAATGATTGTATAAATGGGCCTGTCTCTTCCTGCACAATAAACGGAACCTCCAGCAATCCCAGTGCAGCTGGATCATCTAAG AGGAACGCCAATG ACGATTCTACAGCGGCCGGACCGTCTGTTGGCAGTACAATGCGTTTGCCTTCCAAG aGACGGTTGAGTTTCACTGACAA ACAGGAGGAGAGCCCCTCTAAATGTAACTTTGGAGGATGGACAAAGATAATATATGATTCTTCAAATTCAG ATGAGAATGTACCCAACGCAGAAATGCAATTATTCGCCCCTTTAGAGTCAGATTTAGAGGAAAGTGCAAATTCTGTTCCTGAGCAACAA TTTATCGG aaaagacacagagactCCCACAGCATCCACCTCAG GAAATCAACAGGAGGATGAGAGCAGCGGTAAAAATACAGATGAAGATGAAACAATCGAACATTCA GGCGCTGATTCAGAGAGTCTGCTGCTTCGTTCGGAGATCTGCACAAAGGCTCAGTCGGTTTCAAAGACAAGTTCTCCAGTCTCACCTCAGACAGTATCAACTACATATACCAAAGTGATTTTGGTGGagatggaaaagagagaggatgaag GGTCCAGTCCTGAGAAGAATCCTGTCCACAGTCCTGATCAACACACTGCTGGACCCTATGTCCCACGGCAAAGCTCCACTCGGACCCCTCCCTCTCCTGACCACTCCAAACCCCACAGTGTTACCGGCTCACTTCCGTGCACCAGCTTGGCCATTTCCCCGGCTCCACATGAAACCATTTGTGTttccctcatctcctcctctccctctcccgtGGCCCCCACCTTTGACCCAGAGCCCACCATCGACTCCCCTAGTTTCTGGAAAAGCTGCAACGCGGCAGGATGCACACAGGCCATCTTTACTGATTTCATAACTGAGATGAACGATATCTCCAGCAGAATTCAGTCAGACCAGGCCAGCCAGGGGG ATTATGATCTTGCACTTATAGTGATGGAGACTTCTGGGAAGCTGGCAGAGCTCGTGGCCAAGCAGCAGAAAG AGCTACAACGGAAACAAACAGAGCTGACAAAGGCAGCAGCAGCTATGAAGGAGGTCGTCTCAGCAGTGAGAAGAGTCCATCCACAGCTTCTATAA
- the phf11 gene encoding uncharacterized protein phf11 isoform X1: MNHCRKVTCLLCHLSEETEVTGPLSTKDQVTAHQNCLLFSSGIYCRNSPQFDDLFGFSVEDVMNEVKRGSKLNCKNCKRKGATVGCEVRRCKRSYHYPCAIKEGAKTIEDPEEGNYGLYCCKHYQQLQRPENNDCINGPVSSCTINGTSSNPSAAGSSKVTHCDKHAPSSYKRNANDDSTAAGPSVGSTMRLPSKRRLSFTDKQEESPSKCNFGGWTKIIYDSSNSDENVPNAEMQLFAPLESDLEESANSVPEQQFIGKDTETPTASTSGNQQEDESSGKNTDEDETIEHSGADSESLLLRSEICTKAQSVSKTSSPVSPQTVSTTYTKVILVEMEKREDEGSSPEKNPVHSPDQHTAGPYVPRQSSTRTPPSPDHSKPHSVTGSLPCTSLAISPAPHETICVSLISSSPSPVAPTFDPEPTIDSPSFWKSCNAAGCTQAIFTDFITEMNDISSRIQSDQASQGDYDLALIVMETSGKLAELVAKQQKELQRKQTELTKAAAAMKEVVSAVRRVHPQLL, from the exons ATGAACCACTGTCGCAAAGTGACCTGCCTACTTTGTCACCTTTCCGAGGAGACGGAGGTAACCGGACCGTTGTCGACTAAAGATCAGGTCACCGCTCATCAGAACTGTCTG tTATTTTCCTCTGGTATTTATTGTCGGAATTCACCACAGTTTGATGACCTGTTTGGTTTCTCCGTGGAGGATGTGATGAATGAGGTCAAACGAGGAAGCAAGCTG aaTTGTAAAAATTGTAAGAGAAAGGGCGCCACTGTTGGTTGTGAAGTCAGACGCTGCAAGAGGTCCTACCACTACCCCTGTGCTATTAAAGAGGGAGCTAAGACTATTGAAGATCCAGAAGAGGGGAATTATGG GCTATACTGCTGCAAACACTACCAGCAGCTACAGA gacCAGAAAACAATGATTGTATAAATGGGCCTGTCTCTTCCTGCACAATAAACGGAACCTCCAGCAATCCCAGTGCAGCTGGATCATCTAAG gtgACACATTGTGACAAACATGCTCCCTCATCATATAAGAGGAACGCCAATG ACGATTCTACAGCGGCCGGACCGTCTGTTGGCAGTACAATGCGTTTGCCTTCCAAG aGACGGTTGAGTTTCACTGACAA ACAGGAGGAGAGCCCCTCTAAATGTAACTTTGGAGGATGGACAAAGATAATATATGATTCTTCAAATTCAG ATGAGAATGTACCCAACGCAGAAATGCAATTATTCGCCCCTTTAGAGTCAGATTTAGAGGAAAGTGCAAATTCTGTTCCTGAGCAACAA TTTATCGG aaaagacacagagactCCCACAGCATCCACCTCAG GAAATCAACAGGAGGATGAGAGCAGCGGTAAAAATACAGATGAAGATGAAACAATCGAACATTCA GGCGCTGATTCAGAGAGTCTGCTGCTTCGTTCGGAGATCTGCACAAAGGCTCAGTCGGTTTCAAAGACAAGTTCTCCAGTCTCACCTCAGACAGTATCAACTACATATACCAAAGTGATTTTGGTGGagatggaaaagagagaggatgaag GGTCCAGTCCTGAGAAGAATCCTGTCCACAGTCCTGATCAACACACTGCTGGACCCTATGTCCCACGGCAAAGCTCCACTCGGACCCCTCCCTCTCCTGACCACTCCAAACCCCACAGTGTTACCGGCTCACTTCCGTGCACCAGCTTGGCCATTTCCCCGGCTCCACATGAAACCATTTGTGTttccctcatctcctcctctccctctcccgtGGCCCCCACCTTTGACCCAGAGCCCACCATCGACTCCCCTAGTTTCTGGAAAAGCTGCAACGCGGCAGGATGCACACAGGCCATCTTTACTGATTTCATAACTGAGATGAACGATATCTCCAGCAGAATTCAGTCAGACCAGGCCAGCCAGGGGG ATTATGATCTTGCACTTATAGTGATGGAGACTTCTGGGAAGCTGGCAGAGCTCGTGGCCAAGCAGCAGAAAG AGCTACAACGGAAACAAACAGAGCTGACAAAGGCAGCAGCAGCTATGAAGGAGGTCGTCTCAGCAGTGAGAAGAGTCCATCCACAGCTTCTATAA
- the mcf2lb gene encoding guanine nucleotide exchange factor DBS isoform X5, producing the protein MPMVPLKPHEIMQLESSPLRAADITPDLKKQFAFLSGGRGDNGSPIIVFPEFPAFGEITDREFHNVLTYLTSVPSLSSTGVGFILVIDRRQDRWAAVKGTLLRIAGSFPGNLQLVLVLRPTTLLQRTLSDILFKFNKDEFKMKVPVIMLSSITELHSYIDRTQLTQELGGMQEYCHEKWISHRTAIEGFALMVKKTAQTLQSFGTELAETELPNEIQATTILLSTHTNKKDKMKEDLLVALGQGSRLLESINEPVVRDPDHNMNQDELENLATVQRLLSQLDETERAFDEFWVRHQTKLEQCLQLRHFEHNYREVRALLDQVSEKLATFSEVGISPAHADHIFSELTTYEERVCEMLGRALTLSREGDELIQNSHYAEDSIQPKCSELRAVCENVSCSLRAKKDHLLKAMELHHCLERASKWVDDGIYLLASQPVDKCQSHEGAELALQELERYLDNAGQNQLTDPSTIWREYEAVINQQFKEQVERIFQKQASMQEMFDKRRVSLKKLAAKQTRPVQPVAPRPEAFIKSPLSSPAHRAQQEKNCSEMDPGNNCEKGNGQLQNGDSNSRHASLSEEEENLAVLRRHVMNELLETERAYVEELLCVLQGYASEMDNPAISHLIPAPLQNKKEVLFGNMPEIYHFHKRTFLRELEQYTNCPELVGRCFLERMTDLQIYEKYCHNKPRSESLWRQCSDCAFFQECQKKLEHKLGLDSYLLKPVQRITKYQLLLKEMLKYSKGCEGANDLQEALTSILGILKAVNDSMHLIAITGYEGNLSELGKLLMQGSFSVWTEHKKGHAKVKDLARFKPMQRHLFLHEKALLFCKRREENGEGYEKAPSYSFKQSLNMSAVGITENAKGDNKKFEIWCNSREEVYIVQAPTTEVKTTWVNEIRKVLTTQLEACREASQQRGPDQVFQFPPVSSGTVSLSPFKTGQKSFKKGEERKAEPCSPDVNSSSSPKPTGKGSPTSPDHKTKRQSDPTPFGFKDAGPPPLHLSRARWFSTSSLLQTKLRGWNKASLSLDASEEHDGYSSAEDPLNSDPEDDSSKKLCAGKYTVMSDYEKGSAQELSVKSGDMVQLVKEGDDGQWFVRNLSTTKEGWIAAANLITLIGKSKSCQSLTSSEGSGSGNLSTSSSCSETYTSFSDIKP; encoded by the exons GGCTCCTTCCCAGGGAACCTCCAGCTGGTTCTGGTTCTGAGGCCCACCACCCTCCTGCAGCGCACACTGTCTGACATCCTCTTCAAGTTCAACAAGGATGAGTTTAAGATGAAGGTGCCG GTGATCATGCTGAGCTCTATAACTGAGCTGCACTCCTACATCGACCGCACCCAGCTGACCCAGGAACTCGGGGGAATGCAGGAGTACTGCCATGAGAAGTGGATCTCTCACCGCACT GCTATTGAGGGCTTTGCGCTGATGGTGAAGAAAACAGCACAGACCCTGCAGTCATTTGGGACTGAGCTGGCTGAAACTGAACTCCCAAATGAAATCCAGGCCACAACCATCCTGctcagcacacacaccaacaagaaagacaaaatgaag GAGGATCTGCTGGTGGCTCTGGGTCAGGGCAGCAGGCTGCTGGAAAGCATTAATGAGCCTGTAGTGCGAGATCCCGACCACAACATGAACCAGGATGAACTGGAGAACCTAGCTACAGTGCAAAG aCTGCTGTCCCAGCTGGATGAGACAGAAAGGGCTTTCGATGAGTTCTGGGTGAGGCATCAGACCAAACTGGAGCAGTGTCTCCAACTGCGCCACTTTGAGCACAACTACAGAGAG GTGAGGGCTCTGCTGGATCAGGTGTCAGAGAAACTTGCAACCTTCTCTGAGGTTGGGATCAGCCCAGCCCACGCTGACCATATCTTCTCTGAACTCACCACCTACGAGGAGAGAGTCTGT GAGATGCTGGGTAGAGCCTTGACCTTGTCCCGTGAGGGTGATGAACTTATCCAGAACTCGCACTATGCTGAAGACTCCATTCAGCCCAAGTGCAGCGAGCTCAGGGCGGTCTGCGAGAACGTGAGTTGCAGCCTGAGGGCCAAGAAGGACCATCTCCTCAAAGCCATGGAGCTGCACCACTGTTTGGAGAGG GCTTCTAAATGGGTTGATGATGGTATATACCTCCTGGCCTCTCAGCCAGTAGACAAGTGTCAATCACATGAGGGGGCTGAGTTAGCCCTGCAGGAGCTGGAGCGTTATCTGGATAACGCAGGCCAGAACCAGCTGACAGACCCCAGTACCATCTGGAGAGAATATGAGGCAGTGATAAACCAGCAGTTCAAG GAACAAGTAGAGAGGATTTTCCAGAAGCAGGCGTCTATGCAGGAGATGTTTGACAAAAGGAGGGTCAGCCTGAAGAAGCTAGCAGCCAAACAAACCAGACCGGTGCAGCCGGTAGCCCCCAGACCTGAGGCCTTCATCAAATCCCCCCTCAGCTCACCCG CACACAGAGCACAGCAGGAGAAAAACTGCTCAGAGATGGACCCTGGGAACAACTGTGAGAAA ggaaACGGCCAACTGCAGAATGGAGACAGTAACAGCAGACATGCCTCtctgtcagaggaggaggagaacctGGCAGTGCTCAGGAG GCACGTTATGAACGAGCTGCTGGAAACTGAGAGAGCCTACGTAGAGGAGCTGCTCTGTGTATTGCAG GGATATGCCTCTGAGATGGATAATCCAGCAATCTCTCACCTCATCCCTGCTCCTTTGCAGAACAAAAAGGAGGTTCTGTTTGGCAACATGCCCGAAATTTACCACTTCCACAAGAG GACTTTTCTGCGGGAGCTGGAGCAGTACACCAACTGCCCAGAGTTGGTTGGAAGGTGTTTTCTAGAGAGG ATGACAGACCTGCAGATCTATGAGAAGTACTGTCACAACAAGCCTCGCTCTGAAAGCCTCTGGAGGCAGTGCTCAGACTGTGCCTTCTTCCAG GAGTGTCAGAAAAAGCTGGAGCACAAACTGGGTTTAGATTCCTATCTGCTGAAGCCTGTTCAAAGGATTACCAAATATCAGCTGCTACTGAAG GAAATGCTGAAGTACAGTAAGGGCTGTGAGGGGGCCAATGACCTGCAGGAGGCGCTGACCTCCATTTTAGGCATCCTCAAGGCCGTCAATGACTCCATGCACCTCATTGCCATTACAGGATATGAG GGTAATCTGAGTGAGCTGGGAAAGCTGCTGATGCAAGGGTCATTCAGCGTGTGGACAGAGCACAAGAAGGGTCATGCCAAGGTTAAGGATCTGGCCCGTTTCAAACCCATGCAGAGACACCTCTTCCTCCACGAGAAGGCCCTGCTCTTCTGCAAGCGGAGGGAGGAGAACGGGGAGGGCTACGAGAAAGCTCCATCATACAGCTTCAAACAGTCTCTGAAT ATGAGTGCTGTGGGCATTACTGAGAATGCAAAGGGAGACAACAAGAAGTTTGAAATCTGGTGCAACTCAAGAGAAGAAGTTTATATTGTTCAG GCACCAACGACTGAAGTAAAAACCACTTGGGTAAACGAGATCAGGAAGGTTCTGACAACCCAGCTGGAAGCGTGCAGAG AAGCCAGCCAGCAGAGGGGACCAGACCAGGTTTTCCAGTTCCCTCCTGTGTCCAGTGGCACAGTAAGTCTCAG TCCATTCAAGACTGGTCAGAAGAGCTttaaaaagggagaggagaggaaagctgAGCCCTGCAGCCCTGATGTCAACTCCTCTTCTTCACCAAAGCCCACAGGAAAAG GATCCCCCACTAGCCCCGATCACAAGACGAAACGCCAGAGCGACCCTACGCCATTCGGCTTTAAAG ATGCAGgtcctcctcccctccacctgAGCAGGGCCAGGTGGTTCAGCACCTCTAGTCTCTTACAGACAAAGTTGAGAG GCTGGAACAAGGCTTCCCTGTCACTGGATGCCTCAGAGGAGCATGACGGCTATTCCAGCGCTGAGGATCCTCTTAACTCTGATCCAGAGGACGACAGCAGCAAGAAACTG TGTGCTGGAAAATATACAGTGATGTCCGACTATGAGAAGGGCAGCGCTCAAGAGCTCTCAGTGAAGAGTGGAGACATGGTGCAACTGGTCAAAGAGGGAGATGACGGACAGTG GTTTGTACGTAACCTGAGCACCACTAAGGAGGGCTGGATCGCCGCTGCTAATCTTATCACACTCATTGGAAAGTCCAAGTCTTGCCAGTCTCTCACCAGCTCAG AAGGAAGTGGCTCTGGAAACCTCAGCACATCGTCCAGCTGCAGCGAGACCTACACGAGCTTCTCTGACATCAAACCCTGA